GTAACGCGGCCATTAATCGCGTCCCACGTTCAATGATCAAGGAGGCCGTCGAGGATGTTCGTTTCAACAGCGATTACGATGGCGGTTTCGACATCGAGATATCCGTCCCCGAAGGGATGGAGATCGCCAAGCGTACATTCAATCCCCGTCTTGGAATAGAGGGCGGGATATCCATATTGGGAACCAGCGGTATCGTCGAACCCATGAGCGAGACGGCCCTGGTCAACACCATCAAGGTGGAGATGAACATGCGCTCCCAGGGCAACAGGGTACTTCTGGTCGTCCCTGGAAACTACGGAAAGGAGTTCTCGCAGAGTTTCCCCGGTATAGATCCCGAGAAGGCGGTCAAATGCAGCAATTTCGTTGGGGAGATGCTCGACTACGCGGTCGAGATCGACAGGGACATCGTCTTGGTATCCAACCTTGGGAAGCTGGTCAAGGTCGCCGGAGGGATAATGAACACCCATTCCCGTAACGCGGATTCCAGGATGGAGATCCTTGCCGCCAATGCGGCCATGGCAGGAGCGTCCATGTCCACAGTCCAGAGGATCATGGGGTGCATCTCGACGGATGATGCGCTGGACGTCATCAACGAGGAGAACCTTATCGATGATGTTTCCAAGCTCCTGATAGACAAGGTTGAATTCTATATGAACCATCGCACCGGAGGGAAGATCAGGACGGCGGCCGTCATGTTCTCATCGGTATACGGGCTGCTGGCGAAGACCAGTCTCGCGGACGAGATGATGGAGGAGATCAGGGGTGAGGAACTATGAGGATCAATGCCGTGGCGTTCTCCACAAACGGTTGCCGGACCGCGATCAGACTCAAGGAAGCGTTCCCCGAGGAGGACCTGAGGATATTCGCCAAGACTCAATGCGACACTCTGGGAGTGGAGCGCATCGAGGGCAAGACGAGCGAATGGACCGGTAAGTCATTCGAGGAATGCGATGCGATTGTCTTCATCGGTGCGATCGGGATCGCGGTCAGATACATCGCGCCATACATCAAATCAAAGGCGACGGATCCCGCAGTCATCGGAATGGATGAGCACGGCCACTGGACCGTTGCTCTGTTGGCGGGACATATCGGCGGAGCGAACGCGCTCACCGCCAGGATAGCTGAGCGTCTGGGTTCCGAACCCATCATAACGACGGCCACGGATCTCAACGGAAAGTTCTCCGTGGATACGTTCGCGACCGTCAATGGTCTCAGGATAATGGGTCTCAAGACGGCCCAGGACGTCTCGGTCAGGGTGCTGGACGGCGCATTCGTCGGATTCACAACCGAGATCCCGGTGAAGGGGGACCTCCCTGTCGGGCTGACTCCCGCAGATTC
This DNA window, taken from Thermoplasmata archaeon, encodes the following:
- the cbiD gene encoding cobalamin biosynthesis protein CbiD, with the translated sequence MADDSYVFVNNKMLRRGHTTGTCAAAATKAATEALLSGRSVDTVTIHTPKGITLDLPVEDMQITDSYVSCAVRKDGGDDIDATHGTLVYSKVSKSESGINIDGGVGVGRVTRKGLDQPVGNAAINRVPRSMIKEAVEDVRFNSDYDGGFDIEISVPEGMEIAKRTFNPRLGIEGGISILGTSGIVEPMSETALVNTIKVEMNMRSQGNRVLLVVPGNYGKEFSQSFPGIDPEKAVKCSNFVGEMLDYAVEIDRDIVLVSNLGKLVKVAGGIMNTHSRNADSRMEILAANAAMAGASMSTVQRIMGCISTDDALDVINEENLIDDVSKLLIDKVEFYMNHRTGGKIRTAAVMFSSVYGLLAKTSLADEMMEEIRGEEL
- a CDS encoding cobalamin biosynthesis protein CbiG, with the translated sequence MRINAVAFSTNGCRTAIRLKEAFPEEDLRIFAKTQCDTLGVERIEGKTSEWTGKSFEECDAIVFIGAIGIAVRYIAPYIKSKATDPAVIGMDEHGHWTVALLAGHIGGANALTARIAERLGSEPIITTATDLNGKFSVDTFATVNGLRIMGLKTAQDVSVRVLDGAFVGFTTEIPVKGDLPVGLTPADSGEFGVSISVDVEKKPFDTTMKLVPMDIILGIGCKRDTDPEKLREFVTEILREDGIPSQRIGAVCSVDLKKDEAAILELAKHFRVPAKFYTSEELMSLEGEFTKSDFVKSITSVDCVCERSSVKPFGGEITRRKTAKDGMTVAICRRPMELRFL